The following coding sequences are from one Elusimicrobium minutum Pei191 window:
- the lspA gene encoding signal peptidase II — protein sequence MSNILLKLKNWFILNKKTVIIVLIITGLDRVSKVFTLELLRPLGSIKIFKYFHLTYVENTGMAFGLFQNANLALAVMMCAVIIFLLVSWREIEKLRPPLGWLGLSFILGGAIGNLYDRIFLGYVVDFIDLRVWPVFNIADSFICIGAVLLAAAMLFPGKKETEAK from the coding sequence ATGTCTAATATTTTACTTAAACTTAAAAACTGGTTTATTTTAAATAAAAAAACTGTAATAATAGTATTAATAATTACAGGGTTGGACCGCGTAAGCAAAGTTTTTACGCTTGAGTTATTGCGTCCTTTGGGCAGTATAAAAATATTTAAATATTTCCATCTTACATATGTTGAAAATACCGGAATGGCTTTCGGTTTATTCCAAAACGCCAATCTCGCTTTAGCGGTTATGATGTGCGCGGTAATAATATTTTTATTAGTCTCCTGGCGTGAAATTGAAAAACTGCGCCCGCCGTTAGGCTGGCTGGGTCTTAGTTTTATTTTGGGCGGTGCGATAGGCAATCTTTATGATAGAATCTTTTTAGGGTATGTTGTTGATTTTATTGATTTAAGAGTGTGGCCTGTTTTTAATATTGCGGATTCATTTATTTGTATAGGAGCTGTATTGCTGGCGGCAGCGATGTTGTTCCCAGGGAAAAAGGAAACGGAGGCAAAATGA
- a CDS encoding sodium:solute symporter family protein, whose amino-acid sequence MKSSLVVYEYLSAADWFVFILILALTFGAAIYGHAIKGKNKGGVLEYMLMGRKLTLPMFVATLTATWYGGIFGVNEITFNYGIFNFITQGVFWYIAYIIFALFIVRKISKYDSVTLPELTGKMFGPKSAKTAAVFTFFYIMPIAYVLSIGMFLNMVLGISTLHGMIFGALFTCLYSAWGGFRAVVFSEIVQFVVMCSAVLIVVLFSVHAFGGISFLRAELPASHFSLTGGNSVLSTIIWGFIALATLVDPSFYQRCFAAKSTEVARKGILISTVIWICFDICTTLGALYARAVIPQGEPAYAYFFYAVQLLPVGLKGFFVAGILAIILSTLDSFMFIASNTLSYDFLRNKFKNVVLTNRIAMFAVSALCIALALLFKGSFKTIWLTLGSYMAACLLIPMLFGYVRPGKISDKLFCFSSITSALLMTLWAVTAKYHFELDGFYIGLLTSIIILSVSLIYGKQNAKSVNNL is encoded by the coding sequence ATGAAATCTTCATTAGTTGTATACGAATATCTTTCAGCCGCGGATTGGTTTGTTTTTATTTTAATACTGGCTCTTACTTTCGGCGCGGCTATTTACGGGCACGCCATTAAAGGCAAAAATAAAGGCGGCGTGCTTGAGTATATGCTTATGGGCCGCAAGCTCACGCTACCTATGTTTGTGGCCACGCTTACCGCCACATGGTACGGCGGCATATTCGGCGTAAATGAAATAACTTTTAATTACGGTATTTTTAACTTTATAACGCAGGGCGTGTTTTGGTATATAGCGTATATTATTTTCGCGCTGTTTATTGTACGCAAAATATCAAAATATGACTCCGTTACCTTACCCGAACTTACGGGCAAAATGTTCGGCCCCAAGTCAGCCAAAACAGCCGCCGTGTTTACGTTTTTTTACATTATGCCTATAGCTTACGTTTTAAGCATAGGAATGTTTTTAAATATGGTGCTTGGCATAAGCACTTTGCATGGAATGATATTCGGAGCTTTGTTTACATGTTTATATTCGGCCTGGGGCGGGTTTAGGGCCGTAGTATTTTCTGAAATTGTACAGTTTGTAGTAATGTGTTCGGCTGTTTTAATAGTTGTTTTATTTTCCGTTCACGCTTTTGGAGGAATAAGTTTTTTGCGTGCCGAACTACCCGCAAGCCATTTTTCTTTAACGGGCGGTAACAGCGTTTTGTCTACCATAATTTGGGGTTTTATAGCTTTAGCTACTTTAGTAGACCCCAGTTTTTACCAACGCTGCTTTGCCGCCAAATCCACGGAAGTAGCGCGTAAAGGCATTTTAATTTCCACTGTTATTTGGATTTGTTTTGATATCTGCACCACTTTAGGCGCTTTATACGCGCGCGCCGTTATTCCGCAGGGGGAGCCTGCCTACGCATACTTTTTTTACGCCGTGCAATTACTCCCGGTCGGTTTAAAAGGCTTTTTTGTGGCCGGCATACTCGCCATAATACTTTCCACATTAGATTCTTTTATGTTTATCGCCTCAAACACTTTAAGCTATGACTTTTTAAGAAATAAATTTAAAAACGTTGTGCTTACAAACCGCATAGCAATGTTTGCGGTAAGCGCGCTTTGCATAGCCTTAGCCCTTTTGTTTAAAGGAAGTTTTAAAACAATTTGGCTTACACTTGGGTCATATATGGCGGCATGTCTGCTTATACCAATGTTATTTGGTTATGTAAGGCCGGGCAAAATATCGGACAAACTTTTTTGTTTTTCCTCAATAACTTCGGCTTTGTTAATGACGCTTTGGGCCGTCACGGCAAAATACCACTTTGAATTAGACGGTTTTTATATAGGTTTATTAACTAGTATAATTATATTGTCGGTATCTTTAATTTACGGAAAACAAAATGCGAAAAGCGTTAATAATTTGTAA
- a CDS encoding tetratricopeptide repeat protein — protein MKKLFILAVLCLSVFTIGCGSNNANFKKALYYTDIGRYNDALNLYGKIIKSDPNNYAAYSNRAMVHEKIAAAISFKDLKLRQQHLDYAEKDYLKAVKLNPNDAKILNNLGAFYIDRGQYYNAIIYLNEALRARPNYYNALVNRGIAFYNAGEGIKAYNDFHKAININKDGWLAYYNRGLFYYDIGDYLNAALDQTRVINLKPSYGKAYLERGRALKLNNMYADALDDFKMAVELAPNNAVARYYLAEMFFKNHDLGGALSELLISKQLDPRFVPTYELMGDILALEDNVSAAANYIIAKKLDPANARKYDVKIRRLLSDQGVRRTVESRFY, from the coding sequence ATGAAAAAATTGTTTATTTTAGCTGTTTTATGTTTAAGTGTTTTTACAATAGGCTGCGGCAGCAATAACGCTAACTTTAAGAAAGCTTTGTATTATACCGACATCGGCCGGTATAATGATGCTTTAAACCTTTACGGTAAAATAATAAAATCCGATCCTAATAACTATGCCGCGTATTCCAACCGCGCCATGGTGCATGAAAAAATTGCGGCCGCTATTTCTTTTAAAGATTTAAAACTCAGGCAGCAGCATCTTGATTACGCTGAAAAAGACTATTTAAAAGCGGTAAAACTTAATCCTAACGACGCTAAAATTTTAAATAATTTAGGAGCTTTTTATATTGACAGAGGCCAGTATTATAACGCTATTATTTATCTTAACGAAGCCTTGAGAGCAAGGCCCAATTATTATAACGCGCTTGTAAACAGGGGCATAGCGTTTTATAACGCGGGCGAAGGCATTAAAGCGTATAATGATTTCCATAAGGCTATAAACATAAATAAGGACGGCTGGCTGGCTTATTATAACAGAGGGTTGTTTTATTATGACATAGGTGACTATCTTAACGCCGCTTTAGACCAGACCAGGGTTATAAATTTAAAACCTTCTTACGGTAAAGCGTATCTTGAAAGAGGGCGCGCTTTAAAATTAAATAATATGTACGCCGACGCTCTTGATGATTTTAAAATGGCTGTTGAGCTCGCGCCTAACAACGCCGTTGCGCGTTATTATTTAGCTGAAATGTTTTTTAAAAACCACGACCTGGGCGGCGCTTTAAGCGAACTTTTGATATCAAAACAACTTGACCCGAGGTTTGTTCCCACCTACGAACTTATGGGCGATATTTTAGCTTTGGAAGACAATGTTTCCGCCGCGGCTAATTATATAATAGCCAAAAAACTTGATCCCGCCAACGCCAGAAAATATGACGTGAAAATAAGAAGGCTTCTTTCTGATCAGGGCGTACGCAGAACCGTTGAAAGCAGATTCTATTAA
- a CDS encoding heavy metal translocating P-type ATPase, producing the protein MLKKDNTPRQGRRKMFLPASSYQIRAGLSFLFMFLVIFSVHFKNVKLGIFILSALACFLFGGHLFNKALEDIKKFKFTFNTLASISILSGLLFSCMHLFLTVKTIGAVNNLFIITVLNVAVINMVYASFAKEGEGTQAFIGKVEDVLPKSARRVVDDEEKKIFASEIKRGDILLVKSGEVIPTDGFIVKGKTEIEETIITGNAMPAAKCEGENVYGGTINKLKDIYIEAGCILSQSEIFSIVKNLKNSELKKSLNKNPLDRYAKTVGLPILIGILVFCLLAAYKNSFSNLEYYLSLILFLFALACPPAFALCFSLSSYFGRKGAAGNNILIQNRNSLKTFKEADLVFFDKTGTITNGILEVSDVFPIKADNKTLILKYALTAEQSMTDAYSQALKRYCAKNNITPDAITSLEVLPGSGVKAKSGKNTILVGNQNWIIEEGIKAKELNRGSDNEIIICVALNKEFLGFITLTDEIRAGAVETVEWLKSEGKEIVLISGDGSKTVSYISGLLGGVPFHSSILPEAKAAMVRKSQAEGRKVVMVGDGFNDVLALLEADASLSYKSSSSAHSNWVDILVDRKDMFALMELKKLFKIVNGNILENICISLIFNVLLIAFLLNKGLVTPFLVAIFGVIGIIAVIINSARLVKIKL; encoded by the coding sequence ATGCTAAAAAAAGATAACACGCCCAGACAAGGACGAAGAAAAATGTTTTTACCCGCCAGCTCTTACCAAATACGGGCGGGACTGTCTTTTTTATTTATGTTTCTTGTCATTTTTTCCGTTCACTTTAAAAACGTAAAATTGGGTATCTTTATCTTGTCTGCTTTGGCGTGTTTTCTTTTCGGCGGGCATTTGTTTAATAAAGCTTTAGAGGATATTAAGAAATTTAAATTTACTTTTAATACCCTTGCCTCAATATCAATACTTTCAGGTCTGTTATTTAGCTGCATGCATTTATTTTTAACGGTAAAAACAATAGGGGCCGTAAATAATTTATTTATTATTACGGTGCTTAACGTTGCCGTTATTAATATGGTATACGCAAGCTTTGCCAAAGAAGGTGAGGGCACCCAGGCTTTTATAGGTAAAGTTGAAGATGTTTTGCCCAAGTCCGCGCGCAGGGTTGTTGATGATGAGGAGAAAAAGATTTTCGCTTCCGAAATAAAAAGGGGCGATATTTTGCTTGTAAAATCAGGGGAAGTTATTCCTACCGACGGCTTTATAGTAAAGGGTAAAACCGAAATTGAAGAAACCATTATCACGGGCAACGCTATGCCCGCCGCTAAGTGTGAAGGGGAAAATGTTTACGGTGGCACTATAAATAAACTTAAGGATATTTATATTGAGGCGGGCTGCATTCTTTCCCAATCGGAAATTTTTTCTATAGTAAAAAATCTAAAAAACAGCGAACTTAAAAAAAGTCTTAATAAAAACCCTTTGGACAGATACGCTAAAACAGTAGGCCTTCCAATATTGATTGGGATTTTGGTGTTTTGCCTGTTAGCGGCCTACAAAAATTCTTTTTCAAATTTAGAATATTATTTAAGTCTTATTTTGTTTTTGTTTGCGCTTGCGTGTCCGCCGGCTTTTGCTTTGTGTTTTAGTTTAAGCTCTTATTTCGGAAGGAAAGGCGCAGCCGGCAACAATATATTAATACAAAACAGAAATTCTTTAAAAACCTTTAAAGAGGCTGACCTTGTTTTCTTTGATAAAACAGGAACTATTACTAACGGTATATTGGAAGTCAGTGATGTGTTTCCCATTAAAGCGGATAATAAAACATTAATTTTAAAATATGCTCTTACTGCTGAGCAAAGTATGACAGACGCTTACAGCCAGGCTTTAAAAAGATACTGCGCTAAAAACAATATAACGCCGGACGCTATAACTTCTTTAGAAGTATTGCCCGGCAGCGGCGTAAAAGCGAAAAGCGGTAAAAACACAATTTTAGTCGGCAACCAAAACTGGATTATTGAAGAAGGCATAAAAGCCAAAGAACTTAACCGCGGGTCTGATAATGAAATTATTATCTGCGTGGCTTTAAATAAAGAATTTTTGGGTTTTATAACACTGACCGATGAAATCAGAGCGGGCGCGGTAGAAACGGTTGAATGGCTTAAAAGCGAAGGCAAGGAAATTGTTCTTATCTCGGGCGACGGCAGTAAAACGGTATCATATATTTCGGGGCTTTTGGGCGGAGTCCCTTTCCACTCATCAATATTACCGGAAGCCAAGGCGGCGATGGTTCGCAAAAGCCAGGCCGAGGGCAGAAAAGTGGTTATGGTGGGCGACGGGTTTAACGACGTTTTGGCGCTGTTGGAGGCTGATGCCAGTTTATCTTATAAATCAAGCAGCTCCGCGCACTCTAACTGGGTGGACATTTTGGTAGACCGCAAAGATATGTTTGCCCTTATGGAATTAAAAAAATTATTTAAAATCGTAAACGGTAATATACTTGAAAATATCTGCATATCTCTTATTTTCAATGTTTTGCTTATAGCTTTTCTTTTAAACAAAGGCCTTGTTACGCCGTTTTTGGTTGCTATATTCGGCGTAATCGGCATAATAGCAGTAATAATTAATTCAGCGAGGTTAGTTAAAATAAAATTATGA
- a CDS encoding thiamine diphosphokinase yields the protein MRKALIICNGEPEQKKFLAKACKGKYILCVDGGANTAAKYNIKPDAIVGDMDSVSSAAKKKFASSEWIQVNRQDNTDFEKALNFIKQAKIKDVTIISATGKRLDFTLSNLYSAFKYLKDTKIVFESEFFKIVPVTGVRKFKTRPGVRVSLIPVGICKKVNLKGLKYPLKNANLKVTDTLTLSNEALAKEIEISLEKGRILVYIEK from the coding sequence ATGCGAAAAGCGTTAATAATTTGTAACGGCGAGCCCGAACAAAAAAAGTTTTTAGCCAAAGCATGCAAAGGTAAGTATATACTTTGCGTTGACGGCGGCGCAAACACGGCCGCTAAATATAATATAAAGCCCGACGCAATTGTGGGCGATATGGACTCCGTTTCCTCGGCGGCAAAAAAGAAATTCGCCTCCTCCGAGTGGATACAAGTTAACCGCCAGGATAATACTGATTTTGAGAAAGCTTTAAATTTTATTAAACAAGCCAAAATAAAAGACGTTACTATAATTTCCGCCACAGGTAAAAGGCTGGACTTTACATTAAGCAACCTTTATTCCGCTTTTAAATATTTAAAAGATACAAAAATTGTTTTTGAAAGCGAATTTTTTAAAATAGTGCCTGTAACGGGAGTACGCAAATTTAAAACAAGGCCCGGCGTAAGAGTAAGCTTAATACCCGTAGGCATTTGTAAAAAAGTAAACCTTAAAGGTTTAAAATACCCTTTAAAAAATGCTAATTTAAAAGTAACGGATACTTTAACCCTAAGCAATGAAGCCTTGGCTAAAGAAATTGAAATCAGTTTAGAAAAAGGGAGAATTCTTGTTTACATTGAAAAGTAA
- a CDS encoding sulfite exporter TauE/SafE family protein — translation MSHIWLLLPVGFIIGFMGSMFGIGGGIFIVPILHFGFGVPLHQAVACSLLTVVASSMMSTMAKIQSGVINIRISKSLEIPSILGAIIGSNIIGALPIGVIKVMFSIVAAAMAFNMLKNPFKVLTGKKVNEPYYESKECSFADSYRDKATGKTVFYQAKNLKWAVPLSVFAGFLSSTLGVGGGVINVPLMTNVCKLPIKVASGTSSYKLGLTACAGALVYFRKGYVVEDVTVMVILGILAGAWLGINMLLKIKAFYVEVLFGLLMLSIALKMAVSL, via the coding sequence ATGAGTCATATTTGGTTGCTTTTACCCGTCGGGTTTATAATAGGTTTTATGGGCAGTATGTTCGGTATAGGGGGTGGCATTTTTATAGTGCCTATACTGCATTTCGGTTTTGGAGTTCCTCTGCACCAGGCTGTTGCCTGTTCTTTACTCACTGTAGTTGCCTCTTCCATGATGTCTACCATGGCAAAAATACAAAGCGGCGTTATTAATATAAGAATTTCAAAATCTTTAGAAATACCTTCAATTTTAGGCGCTATAATAGGGTCAAACATTATAGGGGCTTTGCCGATAGGAGTTATAAAAGTTATGTTTTCCATAGTGGCTGCCGCTATGGCTTTTAACATGTTGAAAAATCCTTTTAAAGTTTTAACAGGAAAAAAGGTAAATGAGCCCTACTATGAAAGTAAAGAGTGCTCTTTTGCGGATTCTTATAGAGATAAAGCCACAGGCAAAACTGTTTTTTACCAGGCTAAAAATTTAAAATGGGCCGTTCCGCTTTCAGTGTTCGCGGGGTTTTTATCTTCAACTTTAGGCGTTGGCGGTGGCGTAATTAATGTGCCGTTAATGACAAACGTATGCAAACTTCCAATTAAAGTCGCAAGCGGCACAAGCTCTTATAAATTAGGGCTTACCGCCTGCGCGGGCGCTTTGGTTTATTTCAGAAAAGGCTATGTAGTTGAAGATGTTACCGTTATGGTTATACTTGGTATTTTAGCGGGCGCGTGGCTTGGTATTAATATGCTTCTTAAAATAAAGGCTTTTTATGTTGAGGTTTTATTCGGCCTTCTTATGCTGAGCATAGCGCTTAAAATGGCGGTTAGTTTATGA
- the ileS gene encoding isoleucine--tRNA ligase, translating to MSNNTKPNNNKYSKTVLLPKTDFPMRAGLAQKEPKFVEFWKTIKLYEKMQKLRDGKEVFMLHDGPPYANGRIHIGHAMDKTLKDMVLKSRHMQGFQTPYIPGWDCHGLPIEQALMKEMKIDKKSIKEEDVPGFRKKAREFADKFVDIQMQGFERLGVQGDWANYYSTMAKRYEGNVIGVFLDFIEKGLAYRGTKTIFWCPTCETALADAETEYKDKVSQSIYLRFKLAEPFKGKANVSLVIWTTTPWTIPANKATAVNKDEDYVLLKDNKTGEYYIVADKLAENFKNKSGYDITKEEKFSGNDLVGLKYKHPLLDRLNPVIWTDFVAMDTGVGLVHVAPAHGEDDAKAGQIWNLEVFGPVDEKGIFTKEAGEFAGQHIFKANAEIIKRLNELGNLIKEETIDHSYPHCWRCKQPIIFRATEQWFLSIDGQNLRSELTKAVESVDFYPKAGVSRIGNMVKMRPDWCLTRQRFWGTPATIFYCDDCKTPQVDAKLFAHIKQMALDNGGDFWFTFPNEKILPEGYKCTKCGGTHFVKEKDILDVWLDSGCSWRAVLKDRGLKYPADMYLEGADQHRGWFQSSLIPSVALEGKSPFRQILTHGFVLDQHGHAMHKSLGNSVEPHEVFDKYGADILRLWVSLSDYQDDIRISDEILSGPVDSYRRLRNTFRYAMGSLFDYDPEIHKMKPEEMTEIDRYMLSKLDTLIKESLENYDIYEFRKVVRGLIDFCILDLSSFMLDASKDRLYTLGTDAQTRRSAQNALYEILIVLLKLLAPVLSFTTEEAWQELKKTPAGAKLEESIFLSDFPKSSSFKHDAKLEEKWSKIRTVRENVLKKLEEARSAGLIGSSLEANVIFSTTSKEELAFLEENKDLWPEIAIVSKAEIKNEGGEEILITIEHAPGAKCPRCWQWKEDIGENSAHAEVCVRCAGVLEKEGITVNEDVNVNV from the coding sequence ATGTCAAACAATACAAAACCAAACAACAACAAATATTCCAAAACAGTCTTATTACCAAAAACCGATTTTCCAATGAGGGCGGGTCTTGCTCAGAAAGAACCAAAATTTGTTGAGTTTTGGAAAACTATTAAACTTTATGAAAAAATGCAAAAACTGCGCGACGGTAAAGAAGTTTTTATGCTTCACGATGGGCCCCCTTACGCCAATGGCCGCATACATATCGGCCATGCCATGGATAAAACTTTAAAGGATATGGTTTTAAAAAGCCGCCATATGCAAGGCTTTCAAACGCCTTATATTCCCGGTTGGGACTGCCACGGCCTTCCTATAGAACAGGCTTTAATGAAGGAAATGAAAATCGACAAAAAGAGCATTAAGGAAGAAGACGTGCCCGGCTTTCGTAAAAAAGCAAGGGAATTTGCCGATAAATTTGTTGATATCCAAATGCAAGGCTTTGAAAGGCTTGGCGTTCAGGGAGACTGGGCAAATTACTACAGCACCATGGCCAAAAGATATGAAGGTAATGTAATCGGTGTATTTTTAGATTTTATAGAAAAGGGTTTAGCTTACAGAGGCACAAAAACAATTTTTTGGTGCCCCACTTGCGAAACCGCTTTGGCCGACGCGGAAACGGAATATAAAGACAAAGTTTCCCAATCAATTTACCTGCGTTTTAAACTGGCTGAACCTTTTAAAGGTAAGGCAAATGTTTCCTTGGTTATTTGGACCACCACGCCGTGGACAATACCCGCCAATAAAGCTACCGCCGTTAATAAAGATGAAGACTATGTTTTACTTAAAGACAATAAAACCGGAGAATATTATATAGTAGCCGACAAACTTGCCGAAAATTTTAAAAACAAAAGCGGTTATGACATAACAAAAGAAGAAAAATTTAGCGGCAACGATTTAGTGGGTCTTAAATATAAACACCCTTTATTAGACAGGCTTAACCCTGTTATATGGACGGACTTCGTTGCTATGGATACCGGCGTAGGCTTGGTACACGTAGCTCCCGCCCACGGTGAGGATGACGCCAAAGCCGGACAAATTTGGAACTTGGAAGTTTTTGGCCCTGTTGATGAAAAAGGTATTTTTACTAAAGAAGCGGGCGAGTTTGCCGGGCAGCATATTTTTAAAGCCAATGCGGAAATCATAAAGCGTTTAAATGAACTCGGCAACTTAATAAAAGAAGAAACTATTGATCACAGCTACCCGCATTGCTGGCGCTGTAAACAGCCCATTATATTTAGAGCTACGGAGCAGTGGTTTCTTTCCATTGACGGACAAAATTTGAGAAGTGAACTTACAAAAGCGGTTGAGTCTGTTGATTTTTACCCCAAAGCCGGCGTTTCACGCATAGGCAACATGGTTAAAATGAGGCCCGACTGGTGTTTAACCAGGCAGAGATTCTGGGGCACTCCCGCAACTATATTTTATTGCGACGACTGCAAAACTCCGCAGGTTGACGCTAAATTATTTGCGCATATTAAACAAATGGCGCTTGATAACGGCGGCGATTTTTGGTTTACCTTTCCCAATGAAAAAATATTGCCCGAAGGTTACAAGTGCACAAAATGCGGTGGAACGCATTTCGTAAAAGAAAAGGATATTTTGGACGTTTGGTTGGATTCGGGCTGCTCTTGGAGAGCGGTTTTGAAAGACCGCGGTTTAAAATACCCGGCCGACATGTACCTTGAAGGGGCCGACCAGCACAGGGGCTGGTTCCAAAGTTCGCTTATTCCTTCGGTTGCATTGGAAGGCAAATCGCCTTTTAGGCAAATTTTAACACACGGCTTTGTGCTTGACCAGCACGGGCACGCCATGCATAAATCTTTAGGCAACTCCGTAGAACCGCATGAAGTTTTTGATAAATACGGGGCGGACATTTTACGCCTTTGGGTAAGCTTAAGCGATTACCAGGACGATATAAGAATATCTGATGAAATTTTAAGCGGCCCTGTTGACAGTTACAGAAGGTTAAGAAACACATTCCGCTACGCTATGGGCAGTTTGTTTGACTATGACCCGGAAATTCATAAAATGAAACCTGAAGAAATGACGGAAATTGACAGATATATGTTAAGCAAGCTTGATACTTTGATAAAAGAATCTCTTGAAAATTACGATATCTATGAATTTAGAAAAGTAGTGCGCGGCCTTATAGATTTTTGTATTTTGGACCTGTCGTCATTTATGCTTGATGCTTCCAAAGACAGGCTTTATACTTTAGGCACGGACGCCCAAACAAGGCGCAGCGCCCAAAACGCTTTATATGAAATTTTAATAGTTTTATTAAAACTTTTAGCGCCAGTTTTGTCTTTCACCACGGAAGAAGCCTGGCAGGAATTAAAAAAGACTCCCGCCGGGGCTAAATTAGAGGAAAGTATTTTCCTTTCCGACTTTCCTAAATCAAGCAGTTTTAAACATGACGCGAAGCTTGAGGAAAAATGGTCAAAAATAAGAACGGTAAGAGAAAACGTTTTAAAGAAACTTGAGGAAGCCAGAAGCGCGGGGCTTATAGGCTCGTCGCTTGAAGCTAATGTCATATTTAGCACGACCTCAAAAGAAGAGCTTGCTTTCTTAGAGGAAAACAAAGATCTTTGGCCGGAAATCGCCATTGTTTCCAAAGCGGAAATTAAAAATGAAGGCGGTGAGGAAATATTAATTACAATTGAACACGCGCCGGGCGCGAAATGCCCCAGATGCTGGCAATGGAAAGAAGATATAGGCGAAAATTCCGCACATGCTGAAGTTTGCGTTCGCTGCGCGGGCGTGCTTGAAAAAGAGGGCATTACGGTGAATGAGGATGTAAACGTAAATGTCTAA
- a CDS encoding YfcC family protein, with the protein MEKFKLNTYMLVFGILIFTAILSWIVPPGQFDRVEKGSKTLTVAGSYTRVERSGQGLTDVLLAPIKGFQACSDIIIFILVIGAVFTIIERTGTVNVIIQNISYFFSQNQHLKHFFIPVCMFAFSLCGALFGMEEETIIFVPIFIPLALSLGYDTIVGMTVPFLGAFAGFCSAFVNPFTVGIAQTIAELDIYSGMGYRIIVWLIATSVVTFYVSRYGAKVLKTPSASFTYHMDLEKRAQLKIVNDIEVGKPKIRGRHKAVIMLFIAGITAVIFGVTFYKWYIDEIAALFLFLGILCAMFGKMGVTETTDAIIDGMKNMISVCLLITLARSIIIVATDGNILDTFLHWMALAIGHLPKYLAAQAMFIFQTILNFFIASGSGQAVLTMPIMAPLADLVGISRQTAVLAYQFGEGWGNPIIPTAPVTVAVLAIAGISWTKWLKWFWKLEVILIIMSMILLIPPFFIGW; encoded by the coding sequence ATGGAGAAATTCAAACTTAACACTTATATGCTGGTGTTTGGTATTTTAATATTCACAGCAATCCTTTCATGGATAGTTCCCCCCGGCCAATTTGACCGTGTTGAGAAAGGCTCTAAAACATTAACAGTAGCCGGCTCATACACAAGAGTTGAACGCAGCGGCCAAGGCTTAACAGATGTGCTGCTCGCGCCGATAAAAGGCTTTCAGGCCTGTTCCGACATTATTATTTTTATTCTTGTAATAGGCGCGGTATTTACGATTATCGAACGTACCGGAACTGTTAACGTAATTATTCAAAATATAAGTTATTTTTTCTCGCAAAATCAACATTTAAAACACTTTTTTATTCCCGTATGCATGTTCGCGTTCTCATTGTGCGGAGCGCTGTTTGGAATGGAAGAGGAAACTATTATCTTTGTACCCATATTTATACCGCTGGCACTGTCTTTAGGTTATGACACCATTGTAGGCATGACAGTTCCTTTTTTAGGCGCGTTCGCCGGGTTCTGCTCAGCCTTTGTAAACCCGTTTACAGTTGGTATCGCGCAAACAATAGCGGAACTTGATATTTATTCCGGCATGGGATACAGGATTATAGTTTGGTTAATCGCCACAAGCGTGGTAACTTTTTATGTAAGCAGATACGGCGCAAAAGTTTTAAAAACGCCTTCGGCCAGTTTTACTTACCATATGGATTTGGAAAAACGCGCCCAGCTTAAAATAGTTAACGATATTGAAGTAGGCAAACCCAAAATAAGAGGCCGCCACAAAGCCGTAATAATGCTTTTTATAGCCGGTATAACGGCGGTTATCTTCGGCGTTACTTTTTATAAGTGGTATATTGATGAAATCGCCGCTTTGTTTTTATTTTTGGGTATTTTATGCGCCATGTTCGGTAAAATGGGCGTGACCGAAACCACAGACGCTATTATAGACGGCATGAAAAACATGATTTCTGTATGTCTTCTTATAACTTTAGCACGTTCAATAATTATAGTCGCCACGGACGGAAACATTTTAGACACATTCCTCCACTGGATGGCTTTGGCTATCGGACATCTGCCTAAATATTTAGCCGCGCAGGCAATGTTTATATTCCAAACGATACTTAACTTTTTTATCGCCTCAGGTTCGGGCCAGGCCGTTCTTACTATGCCTATCATGGCGCCACTTGCCGACTTAGTTGGCATATCAAGGCAAACAGCCGTTTTGGCCTACCAATTCGGCGAAGGCTGGGGCAACCCTATTATCCCCACGGCGCCGGTTACGGTAGCGGTGCTTGCAATAGCGGGCATAAGCTGGACAAAATGGTTAAAATGGTTTTGGAAACTTGAAGTTATTCTCATTATCATGTCCATGATTCTATTAATACCGCCGTTCTTTATAGGCTGGTAA